Proteins co-encoded in one Pseudomonas beijingensis genomic window:
- a CDS encoding MFS transporter, giving the protein MFTYVRPFIEGTTGIGPQGLSLMLLGFGVANFGGTLLAGWLLERHPLATLVLMPALVGVAALALVLLPASVPGQVVLLAVWGLAFGGVPVAWSNWVASAIPDQAESAGGMVVASVQSAIATGAAAGGAMFSLGGSAGVFVAAAVLMLLAALLIAWRVRVPSAGGGAQVRPALHL; this is encoded by the coding sequence ATGTTCACCTACGTTCGGCCATTTATCGAGGGCACTACCGGCATCGGCCCGCAAGGGCTGTCACTGATGCTGCTGGGTTTCGGTGTGGCGAACTTCGGCGGCACGCTGTTGGCCGGGTGGCTGCTTGAGCGTCACCCACTGGCCACCTTGGTGTTGATGCCCGCGCTGGTGGGCGTTGCCGCACTGGCGTTGGTGCTGTTGCCGGCCTCGGTGCCGGGGCAAGTGGTACTGCTGGCGGTCTGGGGACTGGCCTTTGGTGGTGTGCCGGTGGCGTGGTCGAACTGGGTCGCCAGCGCAATACCTGATCAGGCGGAAAGCGCCGGGGGGATGGTGGTAGCCTCTGTGCAGTCGGCCATCGCAACCGGCGCCGCCGCTGGCGGTGCGATGTTCAGCCTCGGTGGCAGCGCAGGCGTATTCGTAGCGGCGGCCGTGCTGATGCTGCTGGCCGCGTTGCTGATTGCGTGGCGTGTCCGAGTCCCTTCTGCTGGTGGCGGTGCCCAGGTCAGGCCGGCACTGCACCTTTGA
- a CDS encoding MFS transporter encodes MVITMLLLAISSLGIAVIPDYQSIGLYASVALLFFRLMQGLAHGGETGVSYTYVAEIAPSKHRGLWSSSVYVGVTLGVMAATAMAAALTWLLGAQAMADYGWRIGFAVGGLLGIYALFLRRGAQESHVFVEQQGLARPLRKLSRGEMLRVARNIVMLAAAANVTYYAWVTFGASTAIAHGMDATGAYMASLLAQILCVCWLPICGMLSDRFGRKPMVIAWGLGVILLTYPISIMVTTEPYTLFLAQVVGLGAWSLIAAIFPAVLSEQVPTQARAQGVGLVSSVSVAIFGGTAPYLHSYLSGADLGYLYICYVMGLGLVTVLAGFLIDETAGIDLAHIEAPGARVTAGSRPSMASQD; translated from the coding sequence ATGGTGATCACGATGTTGTTACTGGCGATCAGCAGCCTTGGTATCGCGGTTATCCCTGACTACCAAAGCATTGGCCTGTATGCCTCGGTCGCGCTGCTGTTTTTCCGGCTCATGCAGGGGCTCGCCCATGGCGGCGAAACAGGGGTTTCCTACACCTATGTCGCCGAGATCGCCCCAAGCAAACACCGTGGCTTATGGTCCAGTTCAGTCTATGTCGGGGTGACACTGGGGGTGATGGCGGCGACGGCCATGGCGGCGGCGTTGACCTGGCTGCTGGGCGCGCAGGCGATGGCTGACTATGGCTGGCGGATCGGCTTTGCCGTCGGTGGGCTACTGGGTATCTACGCGCTGTTTTTGCGTCGCGGTGCGCAAGAGTCCCATGTGTTCGTAGAGCAGCAGGGCCTGGCTCGGCCGCTGCGCAAGTTGTCCAGGGGGGAGATGCTGCGAGTCGCGCGCAACATCGTCATGCTCGCAGCGGCCGCTAACGTCACCTACTACGCTTGGGTCACGTTTGGCGCTTCGACGGCGATCGCCCACGGCATGGACGCTACGGGTGCCTACATGGCCAGCCTTCTGGCGCAGATCCTCTGTGTGTGCTGGCTGCCAATCTGCGGAATGCTGTCCGATCGTTTCGGTCGCAAACCCATGGTCATTGCCTGGGGCCTGGGCGTGATCCTACTGACTTATCCCATCTCGATAATGGTGACCACTGAACCCTACACGCTGTTCCTGGCCCAGGTCGTGGGCCTTGGGGCCTGGTCGTTGATCGCGGCGATTTTCCCCGCCGTGCTGTCGGAGCAGGTGCCGACCCAGGCACGGGCGCAGGGCGTTGGGTTGGTGTCGTCGGTTTCGGTGGCGATCTTTGGCGGCACCGCCCCCTATTTACACAGCTACCTCAGCGGCGCCGACCTTGGCTATCTGTATATCTGCTACGTCATGGGGTTGGGCCTGGTCACCGTCCTGGCAGGTTTTCTTATCGACGAAACGGCGGGCATCGATCTTGCGCACATCGAGGCGCCCGGCGCTCGAGTGACTGCTGGCTCACGGCCGTCGATGGCCTCTCAGGACTAA
- a CDS encoding N,N-dimethylformamidase beta subunit family domain-containing protein, which translates to MNSTDLKNAAARGERPGASVTVSQTSGPRQAARETWVEVPSESGPAAAWCYSDRRSYNPGGSVCLYLSSNCPQVRLRIYRDGAIARTLHETDSLEALFHPLPERAYEHGCQWPVFMRWSIPTDAEPGGYVVEVRDSADSVLGHHLFIVKTAHKRADALVLVAATSTWAAYNDWGGANHYFGLHPGTPRGRAPLLSAQRPWARGQVWLPEDAPRSVNATRQRQPGPARYEFIEWASLNGYAKYYALAGWASYERPFVVWAEQQGYTVDILTQDDLHHDPHALEGYTCAVFAGHDEYWTWEMRDHVDAFVEGGGKVARFAGNFMWQIRLEDEGQRQVAYKYDAGALDPVAATDPPRLTGAWEDPRVNHPGARTFGVNALRGIYVGFGAMAPRNPRGYTVFRPQHWAFMGTGLGYADMFGDEANIFGYEVDGLEYTFVDGLPEPLGTDGAPRGLQILAMGWATNAEHGRSEDAYSFMLGDGDARFRASILAPGLSEASIDLHSRGAGMVVHFHKGRGEVFTAATCEWVHGLMQADIYTVMITKNVLDRFLRKT; encoded by the coding sequence ATGAACTCAACAGACCTCAAAAACGCTGCTGCACGAGGTGAACGACCGGGCGCGAGCGTGACCGTCAGCCAGACGTCGGGGCCACGTCAGGCCGCGCGAGAAACCTGGGTCGAAGTCCCTTCCGAGTCGGGCCCGGCGGCCGCTTGGTGCTACTCGGATCGCCGCTCCTATAACCCGGGTGGTTCGGTGTGCCTGTATCTGTCTTCGAACTGCCCGCAAGTGAGACTCAGGATCTATCGTGATGGAGCCATCGCTCGCACGCTGCATGAAACCGACAGCCTTGAAGCTCTATTCCACCCGTTGCCCGAGCGTGCCTATGAGCATGGGTGCCAATGGCCGGTATTCATGCGGTGGTCAATCCCAACTGATGCCGAGCCGGGTGGCTACGTAGTGGAAGTACGGGATAGCGCTGATAGTGTCCTCGGGCATCACCTGTTCATCGTCAAGACGGCGCACAAGCGCGCCGATGCCTTGGTGCTCGTCGCGGCCACATCGACCTGGGCCGCTTATAACGACTGGGGCGGCGCTAACCATTACTTCGGTCTCCACCCCGGCACGCCCCGTGGCCGCGCGCCGTTGCTGTCGGCACAGCGCCCCTGGGCGCGAGGGCAGGTCTGGCTGCCGGAGGATGCCCCGCGTTCCGTCAACGCGACCCGGCAGCGCCAACCCGGGCCGGCGCGCTACGAGTTCATCGAATGGGCATCCCTTAACGGCTACGCCAAGTACTACGCGCTGGCGGGGTGGGCCTCCTACGAAAGACCTTTTGTTGTCTGGGCCGAACAGCAAGGTTACACGGTCGATATCCTGACCCAGGACGATTTGCATCACGACCCGCACGCTCTTGAGGGCTACACCTGCGCCGTTTTCGCGGGGCACGACGAATACTGGACGTGGGAAATGCGCGACCATGTCGACGCCTTTGTCGAGGGAGGTGGCAAGGTCGCGCGTTTTGCTGGCAATTTCATGTGGCAGATCCGCTTGGAGGATGAGGGCCAGCGGCAGGTGGCCTACAAGTACGATGCCGGCGCGCTTGATCCTGTGGCGGCGACTGACCCACCTCGGCTCACTGGCGCCTGGGAAGATCCGAGGGTGAATCACCCCGGGGCGAGAACGTTTGGGGTCAATGCATTGCGGGGGATATATGTAGGCTTTGGAGCAATGGCACCGCGCAACCCGCGTGGGTATACGGTCTTCAGGCCCCAGCACTGGGCGTTTATGGGGACGGGCCTGGGTTACGCGGACATGTTCGGAGACGAAGCCAACATCTTTGGTTATGAGGTGGATGGCCTGGAATACACGTTTGTCGACGGCCTCCCTGAACCGCTCGGCACAGACGGTGCACCCCGCGGATTGCAAATCCTCGCCATGGGCTGGGCGACCAATGCCGAGCACGGCCGATCCGAGGATGCCTATTCATTCATGCTCGGCGATGGTGATGCTCGGTTTCGTGCTTCCATCCTGGCGCCCGGCCTTAGCGAGGCCAGCATCGATCTGCACAGCCGCGGGGCCGGCATGGTGGTGCACTTTCATAAAGGTCGAGGTGAGGTCTTTACCGCTGCCACGTGCGAATGGGTGCATGGGCTTATGCAGGCAGACATTTACACCGTGATGATCACAAAAAACGTGCTCGATCGTTTTTTGCGCAAGACGTAG
- a CDS encoding LacI family DNA-binding transcriptional regulator — protein sequence MNNNKRPTIATVAEHAGLSVATVDRVLNARAPVNPATAEQVLQAAEAVGYFAARLIGQRILERRPTYRFGILLLGTAQAFYANLAQAIAEAAQRQAGANLTCQFEYVFDRTPSAIIAQIEQLAVQCDGLAVVSFAHPQINAALAQIREAGVPVVALLSGIHEAAAEPYVGQDNQVVGRTMGWLLARTCGARKGSIGVLLGGHRFLGHQERVEGLHSYLAEHAPGLRPLEPLINLDNCDITEEATLDLLVRHDDLRGLCVVGGGGDGIINALAQLPKRPTLCCILQESTELSRQALAQGLVDVVIDSQPRQTATALVNLLVELQTAEQFDPVRHRVHIPLQIVTSENSQS from the coding sequence ATGAATAACAATAAACGCCCCACCATCGCCACGGTCGCCGAACACGCAGGCTTAAGTGTCGCCACCGTCGACCGCGTGCTCAACGCTCGCGCCCCGGTTAATCCAGCCACTGCCGAACAGGTGCTTCAGGCCGCCGAAGCCGTGGGTTATTTTGCCGCGCGGCTGATCGGCCAGCGCATTCTCGAACGTCGCCCCACGTACCGCTTCGGCATCCTGCTGCTGGGCACAGCCCAGGCGTTCTACGCCAACCTGGCCCAAGCCATCGCCGAGGCCGCGCAGCGCCAGGCCGGGGCCAACCTGACCTGCCAATTCGAATACGTTTTTGATCGCACCCCCAGCGCCATCATTGCCCAGATCGAACAGTTGGCGGTGCAATGCGACGGCCTGGCGGTGGTCAGCTTCGCCCACCCGCAGATCAACGCCGCCCTTGCCCAGATTCGCGAGGCCGGCGTGCCCGTGGTGGCATTGTTGTCGGGCATTCATGAGGCGGCGGCCGAGCCCTATGTCGGCCAGGACAATCAGGTAGTCGGGCGCACGATGGGGTGGCTACTGGCCCGCACCTGTGGCGCGCGCAAAGGCAGCATCGGCGTTCTGCTCGGTGGCCATCGCTTTCTTGGTCACCAGGAGCGGGTCGAAGGTTTGCACAGCTACTTGGCCGAACACGCACCTGGGCTGCGCCCGCTGGAGCCGCTGATCAATCTGGACAACTGCGACATCACCGAAGAAGCGACCCTCGACCTCCTGGTTCGGCATGACGATTTGCGCGGGCTATGCGTGGTAGGTGGCGGTGGCGACGGGATTATCAACGCGTTGGCGCAACTGCCCAAGCGCCCGACGCTGTGCTGCATTTTGCAGGAGTCCACTGAGCTGTCACGCCAAGCCCTGGCCCAGGGTTTGGTCGACGTGGTGATCGACTCTCAGCCGCGCCAGACTGCAACGGCGCTAGTGAATCTACTGGTGGAATTGCAGACTGCGGAGCAGTTCGATCCTGTGCGTCACCGGGTGCATATTCCGCTGCAGATTGTGACATCGGAGAATTCCCAAAGCTGA
- a CDS encoding fatty acid desaturase family protein: MPQDNTASPRDYRLTGPEAVRAAEKGLVSASWYQSPISRQRMKQLMQRRDGPALLDTAIWLLTLVVTGFGGYWFWGTWACVPFFLAYGVLYATASNPRWHEAGHGTAFKTRWMNDALYQVASFMCMFEPHVWRWSHARHHTDTIVVGRDPEIVEPRPPSLFMMLLSLFQIPLLLKTMGGVCRHAVGKMDAQEQTFIPESEWSKVFLAARIWLVIYAVVFGAALYLHSWLPLMYIGLPILYGGWLSYLFGLTQHVGLAEDVLDHRSNCRTIYMNRVLRFLYMNMNYHLEHHMYPMVPYHALAQLHEEIRHDCPPPYANIGEAFKEIIPTLLKQRKDPTYFVRRPVGSSRPATDAHPQAEATLG; this comes from the coding sequence ATGCCTCAAGACAACACAGCCTCTCCCCGGGACTATCGCCTGACCGGCCCTGAAGCCGTCCGCGCGGCCGAAAAAGGTCTTGTATCGGCCAGTTGGTACCAGTCGCCCATTTCCCGTCAACGCATGAAGCAACTGATGCAACGCCGCGACGGCCCGGCCTTGCTCGACACCGCCATCTGGCTGCTGACCCTGGTGGTTACCGGTTTCGGCGGCTACTGGTTCTGGGGCACTTGGGCTTGTGTGCCGTTTTTCCTTGCGTATGGGGTTTTGTACGCCACCGCCTCCAACCCGCGCTGGCATGAAGCCGGTCACGGCACCGCCTTCAAGACCCGCTGGATGAATGATGCGCTCTACCAGGTGGCGAGCTTCATGTGCATGTTCGAGCCCCATGTGTGGCGCTGGAGCCATGCCCGGCACCATACCGACACCATCGTCGTCGGCCGCGATCCGGAAATCGTCGAACCGCGTCCACCGAGCTTGTTCATGATGCTGCTGAGCCTGTTCCAGATCCCGTTGCTGCTGAAGACGATGGGAGGCGTGTGCCGGCACGCGGTTGGCAAAATGGATGCCCAGGAACAGACGTTCATCCCTGAGTCCGAATGGTCCAAGGTGTTCCTGGCGGCCCGTATCTGGCTCGTGATTTACGCCGTTGTCTTTGGTGCGGCGCTTTACCTGCACAGCTGGTTGCCGCTGATGTATATCGGCCTGCCCATCCTGTATGGCGGCTGGTTGTCCTACCTGTTTGGCCTCACCCAACATGTGGGCCTGGCGGAAGACGTGCTGGACCACCGCAGCAACTGCCGCACCATCTATATGAACCGGGTACTGCGCTTTCTGTACATGAACATGAATTATCACCTTGAGCACCACATGTACCCGATGGTGCCGTACCACGCCCTGGCGCAACTCCATGAAGAGATCCGCCACGATTGCCCGCCGCCTTACGCCAACATAGGCGAGGCCTTCAAGGAAATCATTCCGACCCTCTTGAAGCAGCGTAAGGACCCGACGTATTTCGTGCGACGCCCCGTCGGTAGCTCAAGGCCTGCCACCGACGCTCATCCACAGGCTGAAGCCACGCTGGGCTGA
- a CDS encoding MocE family 2Fe-2S type ferredoxin — MNDQWIDVCAVGEINEEDVIRFDHGPHTYAIYRSADNEFFATAGLCTHESIHLADGLVMDHVIECPKHNGRFDYRNGKALGAPVCVNLKTYPVRVDGGRVLLAISA, encoded by the coding sequence ATGAACGATCAATGGATCGATGTATGCGCCGTGGGCGAAATCAATGAAGAAGACGTCATTCGCTTCGACCACGGTCCGCATACCTATGCCATCTACCGATCTGCTGACAACGAGTTTTTTGCCACTGCTGGCCTGTGTACTCACGAGTCGATCCACCTGGCTGACGGCCTGGTGATGGACCACGTCATCGAGTGCCCCAAGCACAACGGGCGCTTTGACTATCGCAACGGCAAAGCCCTGGGGGCGCCAGTGTGCGTCAATCTCAAGACCTATCCGGTACGGGTCGACGGAGGGCGGGTTCTGCTCGCCATTTCGGCCTGA
- a CDS encoding NAD(P)/FAD-dependent oxidoreductase, with translation MHAMNAPLIIVGAGHAGGRAALTLREQGYTGRLILIGDELHRPYERPPLSKGLLQGTMDLDDCSLWGESRLTELNIDHLAGNPVKSLDPQHHRLQLTDGRWLSYSRLLLATGGRARRLPQAPESLANVLYLRTHDEALALRSALRPGTRLVIVGGGFIGLEVAATARTLGCQVTLLEAGPRLAGRVLPEAVSQALLELHRQQGVDVRLNVALEIVQGIERAEAVQLVDGQVLPCDWVVVGIGMQPNIELAAAAGLEVGQGIRVDAQLRTSAPDIFAAGDVCEFRLHADALFQRQETWRNAETQGRHAALNLLGGELPFEGVPGFWSDQYDWGLQTVGVISPTPPSAVRILANGGLLLFYLDTEQRLQGACGWGQGNSVAKDIKLCERLIANLTPLSVDALADADVSLKHLLRPRHA, from the coding sequence GTGCACGCCATGAATGCTCCATTGATTATCGTCGGCGCCGGCCATGCCGGTGGCCGCGCGGCGCTGACCTTGCGCGAGCAGGGTTATACCGGTCGGCTGATCCTGATCGGCGATGAACTCCATCGGCCGTACGAGCGTCCTCCGCTGTCCAAGGGCTTGCTGCAGGGCACAATGGACCTGGACGATTGCAGCCTGTGGGGGGAGAGCCGGCTCACGGAACTGAACATCGACCACTTGGCGGGCAACCCGGTAAAAAGTCTGGATCCGCAGCACCACCGCCTGCAATTGACCGACGGACGTTGGCTGTCCTACAGCCGATTACTGCTGGCGACCGGAGGGAGAGCGCGTCGCTTGCCCCAGGCGCCTGAATCTCTGGCCAACGTGCTCTACCTGCGCACCCATGACGAAGCCCTGGCCCTGCGCAGCGCATTGAGGCCCGGCACGCGCCTGGTGATTGTCGGCGGTGGCTTTATCGGCCTCGAAGTCGCGGCAACGGCTCGAACCCTGGGCTGTCAGGTGACGTTGCTGGAAGCCGGGCCACGACTGGCCGGGCGAGTCTTGCCTGAAGCCGTATCCCAGGCCTTGTTGGAGTTGCATCGGCAGCAGGGCGTGGACGTGCGGCTGAACGTAGCGCTTGAAATTGTACAAGGCATCGAACGCGCTGAGGCGGTGCAACTGGTGGACGGCCAAGTGCTGCCCTGTGACTGGGTGGTGGTCGGTATCGGCATGCAACCCAACATCGAACTGGCCGCGGCGGCGGGGCTTGAGGTGGGCCAGGGAATTCGAGTCGATGCCCAGTTGCGCACCAGCGCGCCAGACATCTTTGCCGCCGGCGATGTGTGTGAGTTTCGCCTGCACGCCGACGCGTTATTCCAGCGCCAGGAAACCTGGCGCAATGCCGAGACCCAGGGCCGTCACGCGGCATTGAATCTGTTGGGCGGCGAGTTGCCGTTCGAGGGGGTTCCCGGCTTCTGGTCTGATCAGTACGACTGGGGCTTGCAGACGGTGGGCGTGATCTCACCGACGCCACCTTCGGCCGTGCGCATCCTGGCAAACGGTGGTCTGCTGCTGTTCTACCTGGACACCGAGCAACGTTTGCAAGGCGCCTGCGGTTGGGGGCAGGGCAACAGCGTTGCCAAGGACATCAAGTTGTGTGAACGACTGATTGCCAACTTGACCCCACTCTCTGTGGACGCATTGGCCGACGCCGATGTGTCGCTCAAACATCTGCTAAGGCCCAGACATGCGTGA
- a CDS encoding sugar phosphate isomerase/epimerase family protein: protein MREFLVFQSLWAMQDHRGQCDLSLEAQVEKIAAAGFDGITDHFWIAPQAERLHAAAKAQGLQIEGQLFPRTVSDLAQALEVASRYGCHHLTLQADVRPRTLAQAITLIEGWQRLAEQVDFPILLETHRYRLTSDLLFTLDLLAQMPDLKLLADLSHYVVGRELPESATAEDDEQIHTILRHSWGFHGRVANSEQVQVPLTFAQHRPWLDRFLGWWRYGIKDWLARPNTPASLSFTCELGPPPYAITGSDGRDVTDRWGEALMLKELVRGVWDECQQGQGAPIPSGHDR, encoded by the coding sequence ATGCGTGAATTTCTGGTATTTCAGTCCCTGTGGGCCATGCAAGATCACCGTGGTCAATGCGATCTTTCCCTTGAGGCGCAGGTGGAGAAGATTGCCGCTGCTGGCTTCGATGGGATCACCGACCACTTCTGGATTGCGCCACAGGCCGAACGTCTGCATGCCGCTGCCAAGGCGCAAGGCCTGCAAATCGAGGGTCAACTGTTTCCCCGCACCGTGAGTGACTTGGCGCAAGCGCTTGAGGTTGCCTCCCGCTACGGCTGCCACCACCTCACGCTGCAAGCCGACGTCCGGCCGCGCACGCTGGCACAGGCGATCACCCTGATCGAAGGCTGGCAGCGTCTGGCCGAGCAGGTGGACTTTCCGATCCTGCTGGAAACCCACCGCTATCGTCTCACCAGTGACCTGTTGTTCACTCTCGACTTGCTCGCGCAGATGCCCGACCTCAAGTTGTTGGCTGACTTGTCCCATTACGTCGTGGGCCGCGAACTGCCTGAGTCGGCCACTGCCGAAGACGACGAACAGATTCACACCATCTTGCGACACAGTTGGGGTTTTCACGGGCGGGTCGCTAATAGTGAGCAGGTCCAGGTGCCCTTGACCTTCGCCCAGCATCGCCCTTGGTTGGACCGGTTTCTGGGCTGGTGGCGTTACGGAATCAAGGATTGGCTGGCGCGACCGAACACACCCGCGAGCCTGTCCTTCACCTGCGAGCTTGGCCCGCCACCCTATGCGATCACGGGGAGTGATGGGCGCGATGTAACGGATCGCTGGGGCGAGGCGCTGATGCTGAAGGAACTGGTGCGTGGTGTTTGGGATGAGTGTCAGCAGGGACAAGGTGCACCCATTCCTTCAGGGCATGATCGGTAG
- a CDS encoding thiamine pyrophosphate-binding protein — MPSGSNVFFNSRGQRGADLFVEVLRSEGVRYVFGNPGTTELPLLDALSGASDIQYILGLQEASVVAMADGYAQASGRPGFVNLHTAGGLGNAMGAILNAKMANTPLVVTTGQQDTRHGVTDPLLHGDLVALARPSVKWAEEIHHPEHIPMLLRRAFQDCRTGPAGPVFLSLPINVMEQHTDVTAGPPSRIERGAVTGAIEELAAALAAITPGCLAIIVGEEVFQSSAEVEAVKLAEALGAPVYGPSWPGHIPFPTAHPQWRGTLPAKASDIRETFSDFDAVFLLGGHSLISYQYSQGPAIPSHCRLIQLTGDGHQLGRVHETALGLIGDLRLSLQTLLPILDKKLVPHREAIATLRNVAGQERDTRRADVVARFSREFNTPLTTPFVAAHEAIRAIGPDVWIVDEAPATIPHVRACLDSHSARQYLFTRSAILGWGMPAAVGTSLGLDRSPVVCLVGDGSAMYSPQALWTAAHERLPVTFVVMNNGEYNILKNYARRQAHYLSASTHRFIGMDLCDPAIDFLALASSMGIPSRRIECAGDIAGAVEEGIRSGCPNLIELPIMP, encoded by the coding sequence ATGCCTTCAGGCTCCAATGTTTTTTTCAACAGCCGCGGGCAACGCGGCGCGGACCTGTTCGTAGAAGTGCTTCGCAGCGAGGGTGTACGTTACGTCTTCGGCAATCCGGGAACAACCGAACTGCCCTTGCTCGACGCCCTCTCAGGCGCCTCAGACATCCAATACATCCTCGGCCTCCAAGAGGCCTCAGTCGTAGCGATGGCCGACGGTTATGCGCAGGCATCCGGTCGCCCCGGCTTCGTCAACCTCCATACGGCCGGTGGACTCGGCAATGCAATGGGCGCAATTCTCAACGCGAAGATGGCAAATACGCCACTTGTCGTCACGACGGGCCAACAAGACACGCGACATGGCGTGACCGACCCGCTGCTCCACGGAGACCTCGTCGCTCTCGCCCGACCGAGCGTCAAATGGGCGGAAGAAATTCATCATCCCGAACACATCCCGATGCTGCTGCGTCGTGCGTTTCAGGACTGTCGCACGGGGCCGGCCGGCCCGGTTTTCCTTTCCCTGCCGATTAACGTGATGGAGCAACACACGGATGTAACGGCCGGCCCGCCATCGCGAATCGAGCGCGGTGCCGTGACCGGGGCGATTGAGGAATTGGCCGCTGCCTTAGCGGCAATTACCCCCGGTTGTCTGGCGATTATCGTTGGAGAAGAAGTGTTCCAGTCGAGCGCGGAAGTTGAAGCCGTGAAGCTCGCCGAAGCACTCGGCGCGCCGGTCTACGGGCCATCCTGGCCCGGGCATATTCCGTTTCCGACGGCTCATCCGCAGTGGCGGGGAACGCTGCCTGCGAAGGCTTCCGATATCAGGGAGACGTTCTCTGACTTCGACGCAGTCTTCCTGCTCGGCGGCCATTCGTTGATCAGCTATCAATATTCCCAGGGCCCCGCTATTCCATCTCACTGTCGCCTTATCCAATTGACCGGCGATGGACACCAATTAGGCAGAGTCCACGAGACAGCGCTAGGGCTGATCGGAGATTTAAGACTCTCCTTGCAAACGCTGTTGCCGATACTGGACAAGAAATTGGTCCCACACCGCGAGGCAATCGCAACGCTGCGAAACGTCGCAGGCCAAGAACGCGATACACGTCGTGCCGACGTCGTCGCTCGCTTCAGTCGCGAATTCAACACGCCGCTGACAACGCCTTTCGTGGCTGCCCACGAGGCTATCCGGGCAATCGGGCCGGACGTCTGGATCGTCGACGAAGCACCCGCCACGATTCCTCATGTCCGTGCCTGCCTGGACTCCCATTCGGCCCGCCAGTATCTTTTTACCCGCAGCGCCATCCTGGGCTGGGGCATGCCGGCGGCTGTCGGTACGTCGCTTGGCCTGGACCGCAGCCCGGTAGTCTGTCTGGTCGGTGATGGCTCGGCAATGTACTCACCGCAAGCACTCTGGACGGCGGCGCATGAACGGCTGCCGGTCACGTTCGTTGTCATGAACAACGGCGAATACAATATTTTGAAGAATTACGCTCGTAGGCAGGCGCACTATCTGAGTGCAAGCACTCACCGGTTCATCGGCATGGACCTCTGCGACCCGGCGATCGATTTCCTGGCCCTCGCCTCTTCCATGGGGATCCCTTCCCGCAGGATCGAGTGCGCCGGCGATATTGCAGGAGCTGTCGAAGAAGGTATTCGCTCAGGCTGCCCGAATCTCATTGAACTACCGATCATGCCCTGA